The Apium graveolens cultivar Ventura chromosome 6, ASM990537v1, whole genome shotgun sequence genome contains a region encoding:
- the LOC141667698 gene encoding uncharacterized protein LOC141667698 translates to MERGRDEIRGKEHMTKREELGASSTNMIKQLGISGGFSEYQGSTQERSIFPTQLPLPVYPPEKLSQYSHLDLQEHSENISIHSESHKLQTRPDDAERGEETRGSLLTTALDRGGDACEDSATELMPVSPDDVVSIIGQIPFWKARSTIVNQQRLFAAQVFELHRLIKVQKLMAESPDILFEEGAYLGNPLKTSAQKNLRLNHEVELTSNIDKHAVVYEKTDKRIQSLEKAVGKTPVSSPQIDNIMKFSPFKNKVHMPSTCSLIHSGVGQHVLPISPASLSITGWNPNQPIQHFMGFPHNAISATQQDELDKSFNSSDDDFDSEDLSISTDKSPSSPDDDEVCDKETPRIVPLLPPASDSINKMNDLCNDQSICNVLNQKSAVHAGMESTSIQPAEISSSTPIHREVEQPAVSIFPVSPANTLGTPEQPSPVFKLLPHSARSATQSLSQTSHSGQKTSKGKQHD, encoded by the exons ATGGAGAGGGGTAGGGATGAGATTAGAGGGAAAGAACATATGACAAAGAGAGAGGAGCTTGGAGCATCTTCAACAAATATGATTAAACAACTTGGTATTAGTGGTGGTTTCAGTGAGTACCAG GGGTCTACACAAGAGAGAAGCATTTTCCCAACTCAGCTGCCTCTTCCGGTATATCCACCTGAGAAACTAAGCCAATATTCCCATTTAGACCTGCAGGAACATTCCGAAAACATTTCTATCCATTCTGAATCTCATAAGCTGCAGACAAGGCCTGATGATGCAGAGCGTGGTGAAGAGACACGAGGGTCATTACTAACGACAGCCCTGGATAGAGGTGGTGATGCATGTGAGGACTCCGCAACGGAATTAATGCCGGTATCTCCTGATGATGTTGTAAGTATAATTGGTCAAATCCCTTTTTGGAAAGCAAGAAGCACTATTGTCAA TCAACAAAGATTATTTGCAGCTCAAGTGTTTGAGTTGCATAGGTTGATAAAG GTGCAAAAGTTGATGGCTGAATCACCGGACATACTGTTTGAAGAAGGAGCTTATCTGGGAAATCCTCTGAAAACATCTGCTCAAAAGAATCTACGGTTGAATCATGAAGTTGAGCTTACATCTAACATTGATAAGCATGCAGTTGTTTATGAGAAAACCGATAAAAGGATTCAAAGCTTGGAAAAAGCTGTTGGGAAGACACCTGTATCATCTCCCCAAATTGATAATATAATGAAGTTTAGTCCATTCAAGAACAAAGTACATATGCCAAGCACTTGCAGTCTAATTCACTCGGGAGTTGGACAGCATGTGCTCCCTATCTCCCCAGCTTCTCTGTCCATTACTGGTTGGAATCCTAATCAACCGATTCAACACTTCATGGGTTTTCCTCACAATGCTATATCTGCGACTCAACAAGATGAGTTGGACAAAAGTTTTAATAGTTCAGATGATGATTTTGATTCTGAAGACCTTTCAATTTCAACTGACAAAAGTCCTAGCAGTCCTGATGATGATGAAGTGTGTGATAAAGAGACGCCTAGAATAGTGCCTCTGCTTCCCCCCGCCTCAGACTCCATAAACAAAATGAATGATCTCTGCAATGACCAAAGCATTTGTAACGTGCTAAATCAGAAGAGTGCAGTACATGCAGGCATGGAAAGCACTAGTATCCAACCAGCAGAAATATCCTCTTCTACTCCTATTCACAGGGAAGTTGAGCAGCCAGCAGTCTCTATCTTTCCGGTGTCTCCAGCAAATACTCTGGGGACACCAGAACAACCAAGTCCAGTCTTTAAGCTTCTTCCGCACAGTGCTAGATCTGCGACTCAATCATTATCACAAACTTCCCATTCTGGTCAGAAAACTTCAAAGGGAAAGCAGCATGATTGA